In a single window of the Notamacropus eugenii isolate mMacEug1 chromosome 4, mMacEug1.pri_v2, whole genome shotgun sequence genome:
- the LOC140498117 gene encoding olfactory receptor 7D4-like encodes MGPENQTHISEFLLLGLSEKPEQQLPLFGLFLGIYIVTVVGNITIMLAIGSDSHLHTPMYFFLSNLSFIDLCLVSTTVPKMLLNIITQSKVISYAGCLTQMHFVMFFGFLDNFLLSVMAYDRFVAICHPLHYVTIMNSRLCGLLVLISWTISLLNSTLHTLLVARLSFCSKREVPHFFCDNSKVTKLSCSNTLINDIFMYLEIGLLGILPLTGILFSYGQICTSLLRVSSSGGKYKAFSTCGSHLSVVSLFYGTGLGVYLSSSATHSTWKASIASVMYSVITPMLNPFIYSMRNKDIKDAMRRLIRKMPISH; translated from the coding sequence ATGGGACCAGAAAACCAAACACATATATCAGAATTCCTTCTCCTGGGACTTTCTGAGAAGCCAGAGCAGCAGCTGCCCCTCTTTGGGCTCTTCCTGGGCATATACATAGTCACTGTGGTTGGAAACATTACCATCATGCTAGCCATTGGCTCTGACTCCCATCTCCACACCCCAATGTACTTCTTCCTCTCTAATCTGTCCTTTATTGATCTTTGTCTGGTGTCCACTACAGTCCCCAAGATGCTGCTGAACATCATAACACAAAGTAAGGTTATCTCCTATGCTGGATGCCTTACCCAAATGCATTTTGtcatgttttttggttttttagataattttctcctctctgtgaTGGCCTATGACCGTTTTGTGGCCATCTGTCATCCTCTGCACTATGTCACCATAATGAATTCAAGGCTTTGTGGCCTCCTGGTTCTAATCTCATGGACTATTAGTCTTCTAAACTCCACTCTCCACACCTTATTGGTGGCACGGCTGTCGTTCTGTAGCAAACGTGAAGTTCCTCATTTTTTCTGTGATAATAGTAAGGTTACAAAGCTCTCTTGTTCTAACACCCTCATCAACGACATCTTCATGTATTTAGAAATTGGTCTTCTGGGTATTCTCCCCCTTACAGGGATCCTTTTCTCTTATGGTCAGATATGTACCTCCTTACTGAGAGTCTCATCTTCTGGGGGAAAATATAAAGCCTTTTCTACCTGTGGGTCTCACCTCtctgttgtttcattattttatggcactggacttggagtgtATCTGAGTTCCTCAGCTACCCACTCCACCTGGAAGGCCTCAATTGCCTCGGTGATGTATTCTGTGATCACCCCCATGCTGAACCCCTTTATCTACAGCATGAGGAACAAGGATATAAAAGATGCCATGAGGAGACTTATTAGAAAAATGCCTATCTCTCATTGA
- the LOC140498118 gene encoding olfactory receptor 7A10-like gives MKHLYFQFRLLPHLFPCRYTRYMGPENQTCVSEFLLLGFSEKPKQQLPLFGLFLSIYIVTVVGNIIIMLAIGSDSHLHTPMYFFLSNLSFVDLCLVSTTVPKMLLNILTNTKIISYAGCLTQIHFFLLFVVLDNFLLTVMAYDRFVAICHPLHYVTIMNPRICSLLVLISWTISFPNSTLHTLLVTRLSFCSKNEIPHFFCDNSKVTKLSSSDTLINDVFVYFATGLLGVLPFTGILFSYGQICSSLLRIPSARGKYKAFSTCGSHLSVVSLFYGTGLGVYLSSSTTHSSWKSSVASVMYSVVTPMLNPFIYSMRNKNINNAMRRVISKMHTSH, from the coding sequence ATGAAACACCTGTATTTCCAATTTAGGCTCTTACCACATCTTTTTCCTTGCAGGTACACCAGATATATGGGACCAGAAAACCAAACATGTGTATCAGAATTCCTCCTCCTGGGATTTTCTGAGAAGCCAAAGCAGCAGCTGCCCCTCTTTGGGCTCTTCCTGAGCATATACATAGTCACTGTTGTTGGAAACATTATCATCATGTTGGCCATTGGCTCTGACTCCCATCTCCACACACCAATGTACTTCTTCCTCTCTAATCTGTCCTTTGTTGATCTTTGTCTGGTATCCACTACAGTCCCCAAGATGCTGCTGAACATTCTAACAAACACTAAGATTATCTCCTATGCTGGATGCCTTACTCAAAtacatttctttttgctttttgttgttttagATAACTTTCTCCTCACTGTGATGGCCTATGACCGTTTTGTGGCCATCTGTCACCCTCTGCACTATGTCACCATAATGAATCCACGCATTTGcagtctcctggttctgatctCATGGACTATTAGTTTTCCAAACTCCACTCTCCACACGTTACTGGTGACACGACTGTCCTTCTGTAGCAAAAATGAAATTCCTCATTTTTTCTGTGATAATAGTAAGGTGACAAAGCTCTCTTCTTCTGATACGCTCATCAATGACGTCTTTGTGTATTTTGCCACTGGCCTATTGGGTGTTCTCCCCTTCACAGGTATCCTTTTCTCCTATGGTCAGATATGTTCCTCCTTATTGAGAATCCCATCTGCTAGGGGAAAATATAAAGCCTTTTCTACCTGTGGATCTCACCTCTCTGTTGTTTCATTATTCTATGGCACAGGACTTGGAGTatatctcagttcctcaactACCCACTCTTCCTGGAAGAGCTCTGTTGCTTCAGTGATGTATTCTGTGGTCACCCCCATGCTGAACCCCTTTATTTACAGCATGAGGAACAAGAATATAAATAATGCCATGAGAAGAGTTATCAGCAAAATGCACACCTCTCATTGA